A window of the Butyricimonas faecalis genome harbors these coding sequences:
- a CDS encoding carboxylesterase family protein: MKHIFTFLALMMLFTLASCSTGHEKEEESDPIPEPTPESISFSYEQGIYQSVNLPYRKAAISATDNKKAALVLYLHGGTSKGNDNTTQMNEVGIDSIGNYLVSHQINSIFLVPQCPSNKSWGGSMNGVLKSLIDEYAASGVIDTKRIYIFGGSMGGTGTWSMISSYPDLFAAAMPVAGKPSGCNASNVARTPVYTVMGTADEIMDITVVEDFINHLNELGGESAFDIENGWTHEITCIKSYTSKRLEWIFKHTRQTE, encoded by the coding sequence ATGAAACACATATTTACATTTTTAGCACTGATGATGCTATTTACTCTCGCGTCATGTTCAACAGGTCATGAAAAAGAAGAAGAATCGGATCCCATTCCGGAACCAACCCCGGAATCCATATCCTTTTCGTACGAGCAAGGTATATATCAAAGTGTAAATTTGCCTTATAGAAAAGCCGCGATCTCCGCGACAGACAATAAAAAGGCCGCACTAGTCCTTTACCTGCACGGGGGTACAAGCAAGGGAAACGACAATACAACACAAATGAACGAGGTTGGAATTGATTCTATCGGTAATTACCTCGTTTCACACCAGATTAATTCCATATTTCTCGTTCCCCAATGCCCCTCAAATAAGTCATGGGGCGGAAGCATGAACGGAGTATTAAAATCTCTGATAGACGAATACGCGGCTAGCGGGGTCATTGACACGAAGCGTATTTATATTTTTGGAGGATCCATGGGTGGCACTGGCACCTGGAGCATGATATCCTCTTATCCGGATCTATTCGCGGCCGCCATGCCCGTGGCCGGGAAACCCTCGGGATGCAATGCTTCAAATGTTGCCCGAACTCCAGTCTACACTGTAATGGGAACAGCTGATGAAATCATGGATATAACCGTAGTAGAAGATTTTATCAATCACTTGAATGAATTAGGAGGAGAAAGCGCTTTTGACATTGAAAACGGATGGACACATGAAATCACTTGCATCAAGAGTTATACAAGTAAACGACTTGAATGGATTTTCAAGCATACCCGGCAAACCGAATAG